A single Diceros bicornis minor isolate mBicDic1 chromosome 7, mDicBic1.mat.cur, whole genome shotgun sequence DNA region contains:
- the LOC131408194 gene encoding serine/threonine-protein kinase LATS2-like has product MRAWGRAGDREGRKDRVQSLPNSRRAAPKGRCAPPSSFGESLECSNSETPQWRLRRRLLKPRSEERVKALKGEQSSWGSGRRLVFPALPQSDPRVLNLPVPGQACQPQASDWPSPRVLPAPALPPLVKTAGAGQGAATGGSGASGGDCSSGGPEPRPGAAPHPAFRLPGFCPLGEQLSGAEALEKNGKKGAKDSQTSPNPTRKGGGG; this is encoded by the exons ATGAGGgcgtggggcagggctggggaccgggaaggaaggaaggaccgAGTGCAGAGCCTGCCTAACTCCCGCAGGGCTGCTCCAAAAGGAAGATGTGCCCCACCATCTTCCTTTGGAGAGAGCCTGGAATGTTCCAACTCCGAAACCCCTCAGTGGAGGCTCCGGAGGAG ACTTCTGAAGCCTAGATCAGAAGAAAGGGTTAAAGCCTTGAAAGGAGAACAATCATCGTGGGGCTCGGGGAGGCGGCTAGTGTTCCCTGCACTGCCCCAGTCTGATCCCCGGGTCCTGAACCTTCCTGTCCCTGGACAGGCCTGCCAGCCACAGG CCTCTGATTGGCCGAGCCCCCGGGTCCTCCCCGCTCCTGCTCTCCCACCCCTGGTGAAAACTGCGGGCGCCGGGCAGGGTGCAGCAACTGGAGGCAGCGGCGCATCCGGAGGAGACTGCAGCAGCGGAGGACCGGAGCCCAG GCCAGGGGCCGCGCCGCACCCGGCCTTTCGGCTCCCGGGCTTTTGCCCGCTGGGAGAACAGTTGTCTGGGGCTGAGGCGCTGGAGAAGAACGGGAAGAAGGGCGCCAAGGACAGCCAGACGTCCCCAAACCCAACTCGCAAAGGCGGCGGGGGATGA
- the THY1 gene encoding thy-1 membrane glycoprotein, with amino-acid sequence MNPTTGIALLLTVLQVACGQKVTSLTACLVDQSLRLDCRHENTTALPIQYEFSLTRETKKHVLFGTVGVPEHTYRSRTSFTSKYNIKVLYLSSFTTKDEGLYTCELRLSGQPPVVSNKTVSVLRDKLVKCEGISLLAQNTSRLLLLLLSLPLLQAMDFISL; translated from the exons ATGAACCCCACCACTGGCATCGCTCTCCTGCTAACAG TCTTGCAGGTGGCCTGTGGGCAGAAGGTGACCAGCCTGACGGCCTGCCTGGTGGACCAGAGCCTTCGTCTGGACTGCCGCCATGAGAATACCACCGCCTTGCCCATCCAGTACGAGTTCAGCCTGACCCGTGAGACAAAGAAGCACGTGCTCTTTGGCACTGTGGGGGTGCCGGAGCACACATACCGCTCCCGAACCAGCTTCACCAGCAAGTACAACATCAAGGTCCTCTACTTATCCAGCTTCACCACCAAGGATGAGGGGCTCTACACATGCGAACTCCGCCTCTCTGGCCAGCCTCCAGTCGTCTCCAACAAGACTGTCTCTGTACTCAGAG ACAAACTGGTCAAGTGTGAGGGCATAAGCCTGCTGGCCCAGAACACCTCgcggctgctgctgctcctgctctccctgcccctcctgcaggCCATGGATTTCATCTCCCTGTGA